From Edaphobacter lichenicola, the proteins below share one genomic window:
- the dnaN gene encoding DNA polymerase III subunit beta, with protein sequence MTLPTETSAAQAPTGNLEITVSRTELLRELTAAQSVVERKTTIPILSNFLFEATQGEGGDRLTITATDLDQSLRTSCAAKVKKAGACTIPARKLYDYIKLLPEGEISIKLMDNHWVQIRAGRSNTKMVGMARANFPQVPEFPASGAVKISVPSLKNMVSKTIFAISNEESRYTLNGALLVLKAESMAMVATDGHRLAHIEKMGETLDGVSGEKKTLIPRKALSELSSLLGATEAETLEFGDDDQTLFFRVGGRVLTSRKLTGQFPNYEAVLPRDNNKFVIVRSEDLMGSIQRVAQFADERSGAIKIRLEQNELKLSSSSTDAGESEDTIETPYNYDPLVVGFNSQYLIDFLKAIGNSGEVRLEFKDAQSAGQMRPEDANEDVKYRYILMPMRI encoded by the coding sequence ATGACTTTGCCGACCGAGACGAGCGCAGCGCAAGCCCCAACCGGCAACCTCGAGATCACCGTCTCCCGCACGGAGTTGCTGCGAGAGTTGACTGCTGCCCAGAGCGTGGTCGAGCGGAAGACGACGATTCCAATCCTGTCGAACTTTCTGTTCGAGGCGACGCAGGGCGAGGGTGGCGACCGGTTGACCATTACTGCAACTGATCTCGATCAGAGCCTGCGGACGAGCTGCGCAGCCAAGGTGAAGAAGGCGGGCGCGTGCACGATTCCCGCGCGCAAGCTGTACGACTACATCAAGCTGCTGCCTGAGGGCGAGATCTCGATCAAGCTGATGGACAACCACTGGGTGCAGATCCGCGCGGGGCGATCAAATACGAAGATGGTGGGTATGGCGCGGGCGAACTTTCCGCAGGTGCCTGAGTTTCCTGCCAGCGGTGCGGTGAAGATCTCGGTGCCTTCGCTGAAGAACATGGTGTCGAAGACGATCTTTGCGATCTCGAACGAGGAGTCTCGTTACACGCTGAATGGGGCGCTGCTGGTCCTGAAGGCGGAGAGCATGGCGATGGTTGCGACGGATGGCCATCGGCTGGCGCATATCGAAAAGATGGGCGAGACGCTGGATGGTGTGTCGGGCGAGAAGAAGACGCTGATTCCACGGAAGGCGCTGAGTGAGCTTTCTTCGCTGCTCGGGGCGACGGAGGCCGAGACGCTCGAGTTTGGCGATGACGATCAGACGTTGTTCTTCAGGGTTGGTGGCCGGGTGTTGACCAGTCGGAAGCTGACCGGCCAGTTCCCTAATTATGAGGCCGTGCTGCCGCGGGATAACAACAAGTTTGTGATCGTTCGGTCAGAGGATCTGATGGGTTCGATTCAGCGCGTGGCTCAGTTTGCGGATGAGCGGAGTGGCGCGATCAAGATACGGCTCGAACAGAATGAACTGAAGCTCTCTTCTTCGAGCACGGATGCTGGTGAGTCGGAAGATACGATCGAGACACCATATAACTACGATCCACTGGTGGTGGGATTTAACAGCCAGTATCTTATCGATTTTCTGAAGGCGATCGGCAATAGCGGCGAGGTGCGTCTGGAGTTCAAGGATGCACAGAGCGCAGGTCAGATGCGGCCCGAAGATGCGAATGAGGATGTGAAGTATAGATACATCCTGATGCCCATGAGAATTTGA
- a CDS encoding NAD(P)-dependent oxidoreductase, giving the protein MKIALFGASGATGRLLTQRCLAAGYQVTALLRTPETFPLRDRVQVIQGSAFDPNPVRQTIADADVVLSALGANSLKKEDVLEHAVPQIVAAMQETSTQPKPVRRIIVLGSAGALSTSLDKQPAWRRWIVQNIVYNTFLKWPVASQISQWNTLSHSSLDWTMVMPPMLTNTPGHGTYRIDGDALPPSGSRISREDVADFIMQQIDDPQWIRKGVYITW; this is encoded by the coding sequence ATGAAGATCGCGCTCTTCGGAGCCAGTGGGGCCACCGGAAGACTCCTCACCCAACGCTGTCTCGCCGCTGGATACCAGGTCACCGCGCTGCTCCGCACGCCCGAAACCTTTCCCTTGCGCGACCGCGTCCAGGTCATCCAGGGCAGCGCCTTCGACCCCAATCCAGTCCGTCAGACCATCGCAGACGCCGATGTAGTCCTGTCAGCGCTTGGGGCAAACTCCCTGAAGAAGGAGGACGTCCTTGAACACGCCGTCCCCCAGATCGTCGCCGCCATGCAGGAGACATCTACTCAGCCAAAGCCCGTCCGCCGCATCATCGTCCTCGGCTCCGCTGGCGCGCTCTCCACATCGCTCGATAAGCAACCCGCATGGCGCCGCTGGATCGTCCAGAACATCGTCTACAACACCTTCCTCAAATGGCCAGTGGCGTCGCAGATCTCGCAGTGGAACACCCTCTCCCACAGCAGCCTCGACTGGACCATGGTGATGCCTCCCATGCTCACCAACACGCCCGGCCACGGCACCTATCGCATCGACGGCGATGCCTTGCCCCCAAGCGGCAGCCGCATCTCTCGCGAGGACGTAGCCGACTTCATAATGCAACAGATCGACGATCCTCAATGGATCCGCAAAGGCGTCTACATCACCTGGTGA
- a CDS encoding nuclear transport factor 2 family protein, translated as MKPANRIASTFLLVTLASIAAKAQTPATPQPSAPPTLIGSIATRSDWPQAKPEDVKSPEAILNAVYSVISGPKGQTRDWDRMRSLFIPDARLIPAVTSPTSGHSDAVVLTIDSYIARSQGRMTANGFFERSIHNEIEQFGNIVQVWSTYESRHNADDPAPFTRGINSFQLLKDGDRYWVVNIFWDSESSANPIPAKYLPK; from the coding sequence GTGAAGCCAGCGAACCGAATCGCCTCTACCTTCCTACTCGTCACGCTAGCGAGCATCGCCGCGAAGGCGCAGACCCCGGCAACCCCGCAGCCATCAGCTCCTCCCACGCTGATCGGCTCCATCGCAACTCGAAGCGACTGGCCTCAGGCTAAGCCCGAGGACGTCAAATCTCCTGAAGCGATTCTGAACGCTGTTTACAGCGTCATCTCCGGTCCTAAGGGTCAGACGCGTGACTGGGACCGCATGCGTTCTCTCTTCATCCCGGATGCGCGCCTTATTCCCGCGGTGACGTCACCTACTAGTGGCCATAGCGATGCAGTGGTTCTTACGATTGACAGCTATATCGCCCGTAGTCAGGGGCGTATGACTGCGAATGGATTCTTTGAGCGCTCTATTCACAATGAGATTGAGCAGTTCGGCAATATCGTTCAGGTCTGGAGCACTTACGAGTCTCGCCACAACGCTGATGACCCTGCTCCTTTTACTCGGGGGATCAATAGCTTTCAGTTGCTGAAGGATGGGGACCGGTATTGGGTCGTCAATATCTTCTGGGATTCGGAGTCTTCTGCCAATCCGATCCCTGCTAAATATCTTCCGAAGTAG
- the dnaA gene encoding chromosomal replication initiator protein DnaA, producing the protein MSFVPTATAVLNYWVRILAALEKKINRQSYETWLKPTRFSHLEGKKLFVRIPSTDFQHIGDRYADLIQEAIDNLGLDVESVAFTTPEQDPRAPKVREDGGFAPVPSHSQSAPRQRLGASTNSVSGPAPEQARFDWSAASQLNPRYQFDAFVIGSGNQFATAAAQAVAERPSKAYNPLFLYGGVGMGKTHLMHAIGHDVKRRQPHASISYVSGEKFTNEMINSVRYDKMTGFRDKFRNVDVLLIDDIQFLAGKERTQEEFFHTFNTLHESMKQIVIASDRPPKELADFEDRLRSRFEWGLIADIQPPDLETKVAILQKKAESEQTQLPTDVAMFIASNVRTNVRELEGALVRLIAWCSMHGVEITLAVTQQCLKQFIDTQVRKITIETIQRTVAEQFGMRVAELKQKNNSRQIVVPRQIAMFLAKQLTEASLPEIGRQFGGKHHTTVMHSISKIDEQRRADKDLNRTINKLMETLS; encoded by the coding sequence ATGTCATTCGTTCCGACGGCTACCGCCGTATTGAATTATTGGGTTCGTATTCTGGCTGCCCTTGAGAAGAAGATCAACCGCCAGTCTTACGAGACATGGCTCAAGCCGACACGGTTCTCACACCTCGAGGGCAAAAAGCTCTTCGTGCGAATTCCCTCCACCGACTTCCAGCACATCGGCGACCGCTACGCCGACCTAATCCAGGAAGCGATCGACAATCTCGGCCTCGACGTCGAGTCCGTCGCCTTCACCACGCCCGAACAGGACCCCCGCGCCCCCAAGGTGCGGGAGGACGGCGGCTTTGCTCCCGTGCCTAGCCACAGCCAGAGCGCACCCAGGCAGCGCCTCGGCGCATCGACCAACTCAGTCTCAGGGCCAGCGCCGGAGCAGGCTCGATTCGACTGGAGTGCAGCCTCCCAGCTCAACCCGCGCTATCAGTTCGACGCCTTTGTCATCGGCAGCGGCAACCAGTTCGCCACAGCAGCGGCCCAGGCCGTGGCCGAACGGCCCTCCAAGGCCTACAACCCGCTCTTCCTCTACGGCGGCGTCGGCATGGGCAAGACCCACCTGATGCATGCCATCGGACATGACGTAAAGCGCAGGCAGCCGCACGCCTCCATCAGCTACGTCAGCGGCGAAAAGTTCACCAACGAGATGATCAACTCGGTCCGGTACGACAAGATGACCGGCTTCCGCGACAAGTTCCGCAACGTCGACGTGTTGTTGATCGACGACATCCAGTTTCTAGCCGGCAAGGAGCGGACCCAGGAGGAGTTCTTCCACACCTTCAACACCCTCCACGAGAGCATGAAGCAGATCGTCATTGCCAGCGACCGACCGCCCAAAGAGCTGGCCGACTTTGAAGATCGTCTGCGGTCGCGCTTCGAGTGGGGTTTGATCGCCGACATTCAGCCGCCGGATCTCGAAACCAAAGTCGCGATCCTGCAGAAGAAGGCCGAGAGCGAGCAGACGCAACTCCCAACCGACGTAGCGATGTTTATCGCCTCGAACGTCCGGACCAATGTGCGGGAGCTTGAGGGCGCGCTGGTGCGGCTGATCGCCTGGTGCAGCATGCATGGTGTGGAGATCACCCTTGCCGTCACGCAGCAGTGCCTGAAGCAGTTCATCGACACCCAGGTTCGCAAGATCACGATTGAGACGATTCAGCGCACGGTAGCTGAGCAGTTTGGGATGCGGGTTGCGGAGTTGAAGCAGAAGAATAACTCCCGCCAGATTGTGGTGCCGCGGCAGATTGCGATGTTCCTGGCCAAGCAGTTGACGGAGGCTTCCCTGCCGGAGATTGGGCGGCAGTTTGGCGGCAAGCACCATACGACGGTGATGCACTCGATCTCGAAGATCGACGAGCAGCGTCGTGCCGACAAGGACCTGAATCGGACGATCAACAAGCTGATGGAGACGCTGAGCTAA
- the rpmH gene encoding 50S ribosomal protein L34 has product MPKRTFQPNRRHRAKTHGFLSRMKTKAGAAVLSRRRAKGRHKIAVSAGFRD; this is encoded by the coding sequence ATGCCGAAGCGTACTTTTCAACCCAACCGCCGCCATCGCGCCAAGACCCACGGCTTTCTTTCCCGCATGAAGACCAAGGCGGGAGCAGCTGTGCTTAGCCGTCGCCGCGCCAAGGGCCGTCATAAGATCGCCGTCAGCGCCGGTTTCCGCGACTAG